One part of the Lycium ferocissimum isolate CSIRO_LF1 chromosome 8, AGI_CSIRO_Lferr_CH_V1, whole genome shotgun sequence genome encodes these proteins:
- the LOC132067452 gene encoding HIPL1 protein-like isoform X1 has translation MNKNLNMLFSLICLLLYNFISPSYSLPLCTDLRAPAIPKKPLAFCLYNGKVCCDSSKDAQLKKIFEGMNISDTACSSAVKSIICSTCDQFSAELFKVKSGPRPVPVLCNSTATSASFCSSVWDSCQNIPIANSPFAPSLQSKAGGTKNSNSSLLTDFWQSKTDFCQAFGGNSDKDSFCFNGEQVPLKKNETLQPPNGMCFEKIADGAYLNMVPHPDGSNRAFFSNQAGKIWVATIPDQDSGEAMELDESSPFADLTDQVYLDARFGMMGMAFHPNFAKNGRFFASFNCDKSKSPSCAGRCACNSDVGCDPSKINPEDNKQPCQYHTVVAEFSANGTAPSPSMAEKAKPSEVRRIFTMGLPFTANHGGQILFGPEDGYLYFMMGDGGSKGDSFNFAQNKKSLLGKIMRVDIDNIPSQEEISDLGHWGNYSVPRDNPYSQDKDLQPEIWALGLRDPWRCSFDSERPSYFICADVGQDHYEEVDIITKGGNYGWSMYEGPFRFKNASADDFVDSIFPVLGYSHSEVNKEVGSAAISGGYVYRSKTDPCIYGSYLYGDLYAKNFWAAQENPYNSGNFTTRGIPFSCAHDSPLNCSSVPNSPLPALGYIFSFGQDNRKDPYVLTSTGVYRVVRPSRCNYTCSKETARTAEGPGPSAPSDSHIAKADHCTVLVLYCLLLLTSFIL, from the exons ATGAATAAAAACCTTAATATGCTGTTCTCATTAATTTGTCTTCTTCTGTATAACTTCATCTCTCCATCTTATTCACTCCCTTTATGCACAGATTTGA GAGCACCTGCTATTCCAAAAAAGCCTTTGGCTTTTTGTCTATATAATGGAAAAGTGTGTTGTGACTCTTCCAAAGATGCGCAATTAAAGAAGATTTTTGAGGGTATGAATATATCTGACACTGCATGTAGTTCTGCTGTCAAGTCAATAATCTGCTCA ACATGTGATCAGTTCTCAGCAGAGTTGTTTAAGGTGAAATCAGGGCCAAGACCAGTTCCTGTCCTTTGCAATTCAACTGCTACATCAGCTAGCTTTTGTTCATCTGTTTGGGATTCTTGCCAAAACATACCAATAGCAAATTCTCCTTTTGCACCATCCTTGCAATCCAAAGCAGGAGGGACCAAAAACTCAAACTCCTCCTTGCTAACAGACTTTTGGCAATCGAAAACCGATTTCTGTCAAGCATTTGGTGGAAACTCAGATAAAGATTCATTTTGTTTCAATGGAGAACAAGTTCCActcaagaaaaatgaaacttTGCAGCCTCCCAATGGCATGTGTTTTGAGAAGATTGCGGATGGAGCTTACCTTAACATGGTCCCTCATCCCGATGGATCGAACCGAGCATTCTTCTCCAATCAGGCTGGAAAAATTTGGGTAGCAACTATACCTGATCAAGACTCAGGAGAAGCAATGGAACTTGATGAATCAAGCCCATTTGCTGATTTGACAGATCAGGTTTATTTAGATGCAAGATTTGGGATGATGGGAATGGCTTTCCATCCAAACTTTGCCAAGAATGGAAGGTTTTTTGCATCATTTAACTGTGACAAGTCTAAATCCCCTAGTTGTGCTGGCAGATGTGCTTGTAATTCAGATGTTGGTTGTGACCCTTCTAAGATAAACCCAGAGGATAATAAGCAGCCATGCCAATACCATACTGTCGTTGCAGAGTTCAGTGCTAATGGGACTGCACCAAGTCCATCAATG GCCGAGAAGGCGAAACCATCAGAAGTGAGGAGAATATTTACCATGGGACTTCCATTTACAGCTAATCATGGAGGACAGATTCTCTTTGGCCCCGAAGATGGATATCTCTACTTTATGATGGGAGATGGTGGAAGCAAGGGTGACTCTTTCAATTTTGCTCAAAATAAGAAGTCCTTGCTTGGAAAAATTATGAGGGTGGATATTGATAACATACCAA GTCAAGAAGAAATATCAGACCTTGGACACTGGGGTAACTATTCAGTTCCTCGAGATAATCCTTATTCACAAGACAAAGATTTGCAGCCTGAAATTTGGGCGCTAGGACTGAGAGACCCTTGGCGCTGTAGCTTCGATTCAGAAAGGCCTTCTTACTTCATCTGTGCGGATGTTGGCCAG GATCATTATGAAGAAGTTGACATCATCACGAAAGGGGGAAATTATGGATGGAGCATGTATGAAGGTCCTTTCCGCTTTAAAAATGCTTCAGCTGATGATTTTGTGGATTCCATCTTCCCAGTGTTAGGATACAGCCATTCTGAAGTAAATAAAGAGGTCGGATCTGCAGCCATATCAGGTGGCTATGTTTATCGCTCCAAGACTGATCCCTGCATATATGGAAG TTACCTTTATGGAGATTTGTATGCTAAGAACTTTTGGGCAGCTCAAGAAAATCCGTATAACAGTGGGAACTTTACAACAAGAGGCATACCGTTCAGTTGTGCTCATGATTCCCCTCTCAACTGCAGCTCAGTCCCCAATAGTCCATTGCCTGCTTTAGGGTACATATTCTCATTTGGACAGGATAACAGGAAGGATCCCTATGTTTTAACAAGCACCGGTGTATACAGAGTGGTTCGTCCAAGTCGCTGCAACTACACCTGCTCGAAGGAGACAGCGAGGACTGCTGAGGGCCCAGGTCCCTCTGCACCTTCAGATAGCCATATTGCTAAAGCAGATCATTGCACGGTCCTTGTTCTTTACTGCCTGCTGCTTTTGACTAGCTTCATCTTGTAG
- the LOC132067450 gene encoding pentatricopeptide repeat-containing protein At1g05670, mitochondrial produces the protein MRRCSVFVSVIKHTSFFSYSTNSAVEKLSCVPLSAARPFPDYSPKKPSIRDSELVQHVSTSIKQRYSEHIRRVLKPFESKIRPDHIIWVLMTVKNDYKLVLDFFDWWCQRRDPSIEVRCIIVHIAAAQKDARTAHRLIHDFWARPSVDVTVCFSQFVEKLIYTYKDWGSNPFVFDIFFQVLVELGTLDYGRKLFDKMLHYGLVLSVSSCNLFLSRLSHEIEGHKMMLKIFNEFSEVGVCWDNESYNIMIHSLCRVGKVKEAHNLLLQMELRGCMPDVVSYSTVINGYSATGQLEPVLKIIEEMQVKGLKPNAFTFNSIILLLSKTGKVLDAEKILREMTSQGIAPDNVVYTTLIDGFCKTGNISAAYRLFNEIQCFNISPDLITYTALISGLCQTGNIAEADKLLNDMLGRGLEPDEFIYTTLIDGYCKAGEIRAAFSLHNKMVQMQLVPNIVTYTTLVDGLCKLGELDTANELLQEMCGKGLELNIYTYNSLVNGLCKAGDVKQAVKLMEDMEAAGIHPDAFTYTTLMDAYCKFGEMDKAHGLLRQMLLRGLQPTIVTFNVLMNGFCMSGMLEEGDKLLKWMLEKGIIPNATTYNSLMKKYSVRNDMRTTSEIYKGMLGQGVVPNANTFNILIRGHCKARNMKEAWFLHKEMIKKGFTPTLDTYHALIKGFLKRKKYSEAKEMFEEMRRHGLLADKELYSIFTDMNYEQGNFDLALELCDEAVEKCLADKNDNRTT, from the coding sequence ATGAGGAGGTGTTCTGTTTTTGTTTCTGTGATAAAACACACGTCATTCTTTTCCTATTCAACTAATTCTGCAGTCGAAAAGCTTTCTTGTGTTCCTTTAAGTGCTGCGAGACCCTTTCCAGATTATTCGCCTAAAAAACCTTCCATTAGAGACTCTGAACTTGTGCAGCACGTATCAACTTCTATTAAGCAACGCTATTCCGAGCACATTCGGCGTGTTTTAAAGCCCTTTGAATCAAAAATCAGACCTGACCACATTATTTGGGTTCTCATGACCGTAAAGAACGATTACAAACTGGTTCTAGATTTCTTTGATTGGTGGTGTCAACGGAGGGACCCGTCAATTGAGGTCCGTTGTATTATTGTACATATTGCTGCTGCTCAAAAAGATGCAAGGACAGCACATAGGCTTATTCATGATTTTTGGGCAAGACCCAGTGTAGATGTGACAGTTTGTTTCTCCCAGTTTGttgaaaaattaatatatacttATAAGGATTGGGGTTCTAATCCATTTGTTTTCGATATTTTCTTCCAAGTACTTGTTGAGTTGGGAACTctagattatggaagaaaacTTTTCGATAAAATGTTGCACTATGGCTTAGTTCTATCTGTCTCTTCATGTAACTTATTCCTTTCACGTCTCTCGCATGAGATTGAGGGGCACAAAATGATGCTAAAAATCTTTAATGAGTTTTCTGAAGTGGGTGTTTGCTGGGATAATGAATCTTATAATATAATGATCCATTCTCTTTGTCGGGTAGGGAAAGTTAAAGAAGCTCATAACTTACTCCTGCAAATGGAGCTGAGGGGCTGTATGCCCGATGTTGTAAGTTACAGCACTGTGATTAATGGATACAGTGCCACTGGACAGCTTGAACCAGTGTTGAAGATCATCGAAGAAATGCAAGTAAAAGGATTGAAGCcaaatgcatttacttttaaCAGTATAATTCTTCTTTTGTCTAAGACTGGCAAAGTGCTTGATGCTGAGAAAATCCTGAGGGAGATGACTTCCCAGGGAATTGCTCCAGATAATGTTGTTTACACAACTCTTATAGATGGCTTCTGCAAAACTGGGAACATAAGTGCTGCATACAGACTATTCAATGAGATTCAATGTTTTAACATTAGTCCTGATTTGATAACATATACTGCCCTCATTTCTGGTCTGTGTCAAACTGGAAATATTGCTGAAGCAGATAAGCTTTTGAATGATATGCTTGGCCGGGGGTTAGAACCTGATGAATTCATTTATACAACACTTATTGATGGTTATTGCAAGGCAGGGGAGATAAGGGCAGCCTTTTCTCTTCACAACAAAATGGTTCAGATGCAGTTGGTGCCAAATATTGTGACGTACACTACACTGGTAGATGGGCTCTGTAAACTAGGGGAACTTGATACAGCAAACGAACTTCTCCAAGAGATGTGTGGAAAAGGTCTTGAACTGAATATCTACACGTACAACTCACTTGTTAATGGTCTTTGTAAAGCTGGAGATGTAAAGCAAGCGGTAAAGTTGATGGAAGATATGGAAGCTGCTGGGATCCATCCTGATGCTTTTACTTATACTACTCTAATGGATGCTTATTGCAAGTTTGGAGAGATGGACAAGGCTCATGGACTACTACGTCAAATGTTGCTCAGAGGACTCCAACCCACGATAGTTACATTCAACGTTCTGATGAATGGCTTTTGTATGTCAGGGATGCTAGAAGAGGGTGATAAATTGTTGAAGTGGATGTTGGAGAAGGGCATAATACCAAATGCTACTACCTACAATTCTCTTATGAAGAAGTATAGCGTGCGAAATGATATGCGTACGACGTCAGAAATTTATAAGGGGATGCTGGGCCAAGGAGTTGTACCAAATGCCAATACCTTTAACATATTGATACGAGGACATTGCAAAGCTAGAAATATGAAAGAGGCTTGGTTTTTGCACAAGGAAATGATCAAGAAGGGATTTACTCCCACATTAGATACTTATCATGCACTCATCAAAGGGTTTTTAAAGAGGAAAAAGTATTCTGAGGCCAAAGAAATGTTTGAAGAGATGAGAAGACATGGTTTATTGGCAGATAAAGAGCTCTACTCCATCTTTACGGATATGAACTATGAACAAGGGAACTTTGATTTGGCACTTGAGCTTTGTGATGAAGCAGTAGAAAAGTGTCTTGCAGACAAGAATGATAATAGGACTACGTGA
- the LOC132067452 gene encoding HIPL1 protein-like isoform X2 encodes MNISDTACSSAVKSIICSTCDQFSAELFKVKSGPRPVPVLCNSTATSASFCSSVWDSCQNIPIANSPFAPSLQSKAGGTKNSNSSLLTDFWQSKTDFCQAFGGNSDKDSFCFNGEQVPLKKNETLQPPNGMCFEKIADGAYLNMVPHPDGSNRAFFSNQAGKIWVATIPDQDSGEAMELDESSPFADLTDQVYLDARFGMMGMAFHPNFAKNGRFFASFNCDKSKSPSCAGRCACNSDVGCDPSKINPEDNKQPCQYHTVVAEFSANGTAPSPSMAEKAKPSEVRRIFTMGLPFTANHGGQILFGPEDGYLYFMMGDGGSKGDSFNFAQNKKSLLGKIMRVDIDNIPSQEEISDLGHWGNYSVPRDNPYSQDKDLQPEIWALGLRDPWRCSFDSERPSYFICADVGQDHYEEVDIITKGGNYGWSMYEGPFRFKNASADDFVDSIFPVLGYSHSEVNKEVGSAAISGGYVYRSKTDPCIYGSYLYGDLYAKNFWAAQENPYNSGNFTTRGIPFSCAHDSPLNCSSVPNSPLPALGYIFSFGQDNRKDPYVLTSTGVYRVVRPSRCNYTCSKETARTAEGPGPSAPSDSHIAKADHCTVLVLYCLLLLTSFIL; translated from the exons ATGAATATATCTGACACTGCATGTAGTTCTGCTGTCAAGTCAATAATCTGCTCA ACATGTGATCAGTTCTCAGCAGAGTTGTTTAAGGTGAAATCAGGGCCAAGACCAGTTCCTGTCCTTTGCAATTCAACTGCTACATCAGCTAGCTTTTGTTCATCTGTTTGGGATTCTTGCCAAAACATACCAATAGCAAATTCTCCTTTTGCACCATCCTTGCAATCCAAAGCAGGAGGGACCAAAAACTCAAACTCCTCCTTGCTAACAGACTTTTGGCAATCGAAAACCGATTTCTGTCAAGCATTTGGTGGAAACTCAGATAAAGATTCATTTTGTTTCAATGGAGAACAAGTTCCActcaagaaaaatgaaacttTGCAGCCTCCCAATGGCATGTGTTTTGAGAAGATTGCGGATGGAGCTTACCTTAACATGGTCCCTCATCCCGATGGATCGAACCGAGCATTCTTCTCCAATCAGGCTGGAAAAATTTGGGTAGCAACTATACCTGATCAAGACTCAGGAGAAGCAATGGAACTTGATGAATCAAGCCCATTTGCTGATTTGACAGATCAGGTTTATTTAGATGCAAGATTTGGGATGATGGGAATGGCTTTCCATCCAAACTTTGCCAAGAATGGAAGGTTTTTTGCATCATTTAACTGTGACAAGTCTAAATCCCCTAGTTGTGCTGGCAGATGTGCTTGTAATTCAGATGTTGGTTGTGACCCTTCTAAGATAAACCCAGAGGATAATAAGCAGCCATGCCAATACCATACTGTCGTTGCAGAGTTCAGTGCTAATGGGACTGCACCAAGTCCATCAATG GCCGAGAAGGCGAAACCATCAGAAGTGAGGAGAATATTTACCATGGGACTTCCATTTACAGCTAATCATGGAGGACAGATTCTCTTTGGCCCCGAAGATGGATATCTCTACTTTATGATGGGAGATGGTGGAAGCAAGGGTGACTCTTTCAATTTTGCTCAAAATAAGAAGTCCTTGCTTGGAAAAATTATGAGGGTGGATATTGATAACATACCAA GTCAAGAAGAAATATCAGACCTTGGACACTGGGGTAACTATTCAGTTCCTCGAGATAATCCTTATTCACAAGACAAAGATTTGCAGCCTGAAATTTGGGCGCTAGGACTGAGAGACCCTTGGCGCTGTAGCTTCGATTCAGAAAGGCCTTCTTACTTCATCTGTGCGGATGTTGGCCAG GATCATTATGAAGAAGTTGACATCATCACGAAAGGGGGAAATTATGGATGGAGCATGTATGAAGGTCCTTTCCGCTTTAAAAATGCTTCAGCTGATGATTTTGTGGATTCCATCTTCCCAGTGTTAGGATACAGCCATTCTGAAGTAAATAAAGAGGTCGGATCTGCAGCCATATCAGGTGGCTATGTTTATCGCTCCAAGACTGATCCCTGCATATATGGAAG TTACCTTTATGGAGATTTGTATGCTAAGAACTTTTGGGCAGCTCAAGAAAATCCGTATAACAGTGGGAACTTTACAACAAGAGGCATACCGTTCAGTTGTGCTCATGATTCCCCTCTCAACTGCAGCTCAGTCCCCAATAGTCCATTGCCTGCTTTAGGGTACATATTCTCATTTGGACAGGATAACAGGAAGGATCCCTATGTTTTAACAAGCACCGGTGTATACAGAGTGGTTCGTCCAAGTCGCTGCAACTACACCTGCTCGAAGGAGACAGCGAGGACTGCTGAGGGCCCAGGTCCCTCTGCACCTTCAGATAGCCATATTGCTAAAGCAGATCATTGCACGGTCCTTGTTCTTTACTGCCTGCTGCTTTTGACTAGCTTCATCTTGTAG